The Halobacillus amylolyticus nucleotide sequence CTTCATAATCGCTATTAAACATAAGCATTCCTTTCACTCCTTTGTTGGATAATTACTCATTCATACCATTAGCTTGATGCTGGTTGAGTCTCTCCGGCACTTATTCTCTTCTGACGCTGATGACTGATTCTTTCTTCCACCGCTTGTATCGCATCCTTCATCGCTTGGCTCTCAAAAATTGGTGTCGTTACACAACTTTCTAGGTTTTGATCCATCGCAAAACCGTTCATTAATTCAAGAAGTACTTGTGTATTTTTATCGTTTCGGTTTGCTGCTAACCGCAACCGTTTCATTTCTTCAGAAAACACGTCTTGGAAACGCTGAGCCATCAAACTCATGAGATATTCTTGTGATTGTTCCTTCGCATTCTGTGCTTCCCATTCCTCAATCATACGATCCAAAGCTTCACCTGGATAACGAATATGGTGCTGTTCCTGATACTCTTTAATTAACGCAATTGTCTCTTCATGCAACGTGACATTTTGACGTTTTCTCATTCATGGACCCCTACCTTTCTCTTTCAATTTCTCGTTCTAACTTTTGATGATCCAAGTCATTGATAAACTGGTCGTACGTTTGTCCCAACGAGCGTTGAATGCTTCTTAGGGAACGTTGCAATTGAATTCCTGAATGCTTGGCCTTATAGGAGGAATTTTCTTGTGTTGTTCGTCTAGGATATTGCTGGCGATCATATTGTTTCATTTCTTGTAAGAACGCATTGCCCATTTGTTTATAGAGGTCATCCAACTTGTTTTGTTTGTAATGCTGATATCGCTTCTTATCCTTAGGTCCATCACCATAGGCTTGTTTTAATTCGTTGACTTCTTGATTCAATTTATCATGCAGCTGGTTCATATCTTTGGCGTGATACTTATCTAAATACCTTGTCGTTAGTTCATCAATTTTCGGTCGAATAGGATTCAGCGTTTGATAGCCATAGTGCCACTGTCGCTTATCCTTAGGCAAGTGATTATACACATCGAGAAACAGAGGTTTTATTTCTCTATTGCTCCATTTCATGCTGCTATTTTCTTTCTTTTCATTCACCATATGGTCACGAATCAACGTGTTAATTTGATTTCGTTCTTGCGTTCGATCTAACAATCCATTCACGACTTCACTTTTCATCGCGTCTAATGTTTTCGGTTTTCGCTTTCCACGGTCACGAGTCGGGTTTGGTTCGACTGTAGCCACATGAATATGAATGTTATCGGTGTTATAGTGAATAGCCGCCGACCATACAGCACTCTTTTGCAATCCCTCTTTTTTCATCATGGCCTGCATAGATTTCCGTGTTACTTGCTTTAAAGCTTCTTCATCTAAGGTGTGTGTCTTTGAATCATAAACACCTTGTTTTTGAAGCCAATCATTATCAAAGGTAATGATGTCCTGCCACATGATACTGTTCTTCTTTTGAGCTTGTTCAAACAAAGATTTAATGCCCTGTTTTCCTTCCACCGATAAACGATCCGATTGCTGGGTAAACAAGGCAGATGTTTTATCCGGATCGTCCATATAGTGATTATATAAACTAAACATGGACCGATGAGCATCCCCTTTTCCTTTAGCCTCTTCTCGATCCACATATTGTACATAATCTTGGAATCCTTTTTTATTCGCGGTTACGAATTTTGTTTTTAAAACCACTCCAGGCGTTACGGTTTCACTCATGTTTCTTCACCTGGTTCTTCAATTTGTAAGAGATCGTTCATTTCTCGAATAGCTGTATAACAATGAGCCATCGTTTGGATGTTTCGATCGACTAATTGCTGAAGTCGTTGTTCACGATTATTCTCTTCTCGAAAGACCGCTAACTGATGCAACTGTGCATGT carries:
- the mobP2 gene encoding MobP2 family relaxase → MSETVTPGVVLKTKFVTANKKGFQDYVQYVDREEAKGKGDAHRSMFSLYNHYMDDPDKTSALFTQQSDRLSVEGKQGIKSLFEQAQKKNSIMWQDIITFDNDWLQKQGVYDSKTHTLDEEALKQVTRKSMQAMMKKEGLQKSAVWSAAIHYNTDNIHIHVATVEPNPTRDRGKRKPKTLDAMKSEVVNGLLDRTQERNQINTLIRDHMVNEKKENSSMKWSNREIKPLFLDVYNHLPKDKRQWHYGYQTLNPIRPKIDELTTRYLDKYHAKDMNQLHDKLNQEVNELKQAYGDGPKDKKRYQHYKQNKLDDLYKQMGNAFLQEMKQYDRQQYPRRTTQENSSYKAKHSGIQLQRSLRSIQRSLGQTYDQFINDLDHQKLEREIERER